The Natator depressus isolate rNatDep1 chromosome 11, rNatDep2.hap1, whole genome shotgun sequence genome includes a window with the following:
- the LOC141995659 gene encoding small ribosomal subunit protein bS16m-like isoform X1, which produces MVFFLFQVLSRVIMVHLAHHLMKNYHGGHVAIRLALGGCANRPFFRIVAAYNKRARDSKYLEQVGCYDPLPNSHNEKLVGLNIERIKHWIGCGAHVTKPVEKLLVFLSGLSGFFPLHPMTITNAERLRKRRALKAITASEEETPGD; this is translated from the exons AtggtctttttcctctttcaggtgCTTTCAAGGGTCATCATGGTGCACCTTG CTCATCACCTTATGAAAAATTATCATGGAGGACACGTAGCTATCCGATTGGCTCTTGGTGGTTGTGCCAACAGACCCTTCTTCCGTATAGTGGCCGCATATAACAAGCGAGCACGGGACAGCAAGTATTTGGAGCAAGTGGGCTGCTATGACCCACTCCCAAATAGCCACAATGAAAAGCTTGTTGGCTTGAACATCGAGAGAATCAAACACTGGATTGGTTGTGGAGCACATGTCACAAAACCGGTTGAAAAACTTCTAG TCTTTCTTTCAGGTCTTTCTGGATTTTTCCCATTGCATCCTATGACAATCACAAATGCAGAAAGATTAAGGAAGAGAAGAGCCTTGAAAGCCATAACAGCTTCTGAGGAAGAAACTCCAGGTGACTGA
- the LOC141995659 gene encoding small ribosomal subunit protein bS16m-like isoform X2: protein MVFFLFQVLSRVIMVHLAHHLMKNYHGGHVAIRLALGGCANRPFFRIVAAYNKRARDSKYLEQVGCYDPLPNSHNEKLVGLNIERIKHWIGCGAHVTKPVEKLLGLSGFFPLHPMTITNAERLRKRRALKAITASEEETPGD, encoded by the exons AtggtctttttcctctttcaggtgCTTTCAAGGGTCATCATGGTGCACCTTG CTCATCACCTTATGAAAAATTATCATGGAGGACACGTAGCTATCCGATTGGCTCTTGGTGGTTGTGCCAACAGACCCTTCTTCCGTATAGTGGCCGCATATAACAAGCGAGCACGGGACAGCAAGTATTTGGAGCAAGTGGGCTGCTATGACCCACTCCCAAATAGCCACAATGAAAAGCTTGTTGGCTTGAACATCGAGAGAATCAAACACTGGATTGGTTGTGGAGCACATGTCACAAAACCGGTTGAAAAACTTCTAG GTCTTTCTGGATTTTTCCCATTGCATCCTATGACAATCACAAATGCAGAAAGATTAAGGAAGAGAAGAGCCTTGAAAGCCATAACAGCTTCTGAGGAAGAAACTCCAGGTGACTGA